In Musa acuminata AAA Group cultivar baxijiao chromosome BXJ3-9, Cavendish_Baxijiao_AAA, whole genome shotgun sequence, a single genomic region encodes these proteins:
- the LOC103997104 gene encoding basic leucine zipper 61-like: MAQLPPKIPNNMYPNWPNLAPLLTTPPPPPAPRSQPSWVDEFLDFSSAKRGHHRRSVSDSIAFLEQPLAGEGGDFDRLDDDQLMCIFSDDVPPSSLSGAVPASSSSTPSDHSSMNDDKLAEQQPKNESEEAQSACKAEPQPAAGTDIAVDPKRVKRILANRQSAQRSRVRKLQYISELERSVTTLQTEVSALSPRIAFLDHQRSLLTLGNSHLKQRIAALAQDGIFKDAHQEALKKEIERLRQVYHQQNLKKMAPPSSEPAMSAEKELLS; encoded by the exons ATGGCACAGCTCCCTCCAAAGATCCCCAACAACATGTACCCAAACTGGCCTAACCTTGCTCCGCTCCTGACAACCCCGCCGCCGCCACCAGCTCCTAGATCTCAACCCTCCTGGGTCGACGAGTTCCTCGACTTCTCCTCCGCCAAGCGCGGCCACCACCGCCGCTCCGTCAGCGACTCTATCGCCTTCCTCGAGCAGCCCCTCGCGGGCGAGGGAGGCGACTTCGACCGCCTCGACGACGACCAGCTCATGTGCATCTTCTCCGACGACGTGCCCCCGTCGTCTCTTTCGGGCGCCGTCCCGGCCTCCTCGTCGTCCACGCCGTCGGACCACAGCAGCATGAACGACGACAAGCTGGCCGAGCAGCAGCCGAAGAACGAGTCGGAGGAGGCGCAGAGCGCGTGCAAGGCGGAGCCACAGCCGGCCGCGGGGACGGACATAGCCGTCGATCCCAAGAGGGTGAAGAG GATCTTAGCGAACCGGCAGTCGGCGCAGAGGTCGCGGGTGAGGAAGCTTCAGTACATTTCGGAGCTGGAGCGCAGCGTGACGACGTTGCAG ACCGAAGTCTCTGCGCTGTCTCCTCGGATCGCGTTCCTCGATCACCAGCGGTCGCTTCTCACGCTGGGCAATAGCCACCTGAAGCAGCGCATTGCAGCATTGGCGCAGGACGGTATATTTAAGGACG CGCACCAAGAAGCGTTGAAGAAGGAGATCGAGAGACTTAGACAAGTCTATCATCAGCAAAATCTAAAGAAAATGGCACCTCCTTCGTCCGAACCAGCCATGAGCGCAGAAAAGGAGTTGCTCAGCTGA